AACTCAGATGCCACGGCGGGCGGCGCGCCCGCCACGCAGAATGCGGCGCCGAGCAACCAGGCGCTCGTGCCGCTCGGGATTCCGAGTGCGAGCAAGCCGGCGCCGAGCGAGGCCCAGTCTTTGCAACCTTCCGGAGCAACCGCTCCAGCCGGGACAGCCGCTCGTCCGGCCGGCTTTGATCCGATGTTTCTCTACCTGATGGGAGGAATGCTCCTCCTCATCATTTTTACGACATGGAACGGCAGTCGCAAAGAGAAGAAGAAGCGTCAAGAAATGAACGAGTCGCTCAGCAAGGGCGACACGGTTCAGATGCTCGGTGGCATTATCGGCGTGGTGACCGAAATCCGCGACGACGAACTCGTCGTGCGGATGGAAGAAGGCAAGATTCGCTTCGCGAAGTCGGCGGTGCAGGGAATCCTTAAGTCATCCCGAAATTCCAAAGCGGATTCATCGCTTGAGACCAAGCCCGCCGCGGTCGGCGCGGGCACTCGCTGATTCAACCAATGAAAACTCATCGCGTGGGGATGTACTTCCACGCGACACGGAATCGGATTCGGGACTGGCATGGGCAAACTCTACAGAAACCTCTGCATCGTTCTTGCGCTCATCGTGTTCTTCGCCTGGCAGACCTATCCGCCCGGGGAGAAGCTGCGCCTCGGTAAGGACCTCGCCGGCGGCGTCACACTGATCTATCAAGTCGAGATCGGGCAGGATGAAGACGCAAAGAAAGTTATCAGCGACACGATCAAGATTCTGAAAGAGCGTGTCGATCCCGACGGGCTGCTCGAAATTGCGATGGTGAGCCAGGGCCGAGATCGAATCGAAATCTCGATGCCGCTTCCGCGCGAAGAGGTCAAGGATCTGAAGGCGAAGTTCGAGGACGAACTGCGGAGGCTCGGACGGACGACTCTGACGCGCGCACGCATCGCCGAATTGGAATCGCTCAAGGGTGACGAGCGAAGCAAGCGAATCTCGGAGCTGGCGGAAGGCAACGCGAAGCGCAAGGAACTGCTGAACAAGCTGGTCGCGCAGCACGACGAAGCGGCGCTCCTGCGAAGCGAAATCGAGAAAGCAAAGACCGCCAACGCGCCGGTCTCGGAAATCGACGTTCTGGTGGACAAAGCCGGCGAAGCCGAATTGAAAGTGGAGGAGACGACAAAGGCCGCGCTCGCGACGGTGTTACCTCCGGCGGAGATACGCCAGGCGCTCAATCTGTCCGACCGCAAACGCAGCATCGAAGATGCAAGCGGGCAGAGAATCGAATTGCCCAGCGCTCGAGAGCACGCGCTCAGCCGTATCCGCGAGTCGTACCCGGATGCGAAAGATCAGCTCGATGCGGTGCTGGAGGCTTACGCCAAATACGCGAAGAAACGCACGACGCTGGATGACCCGCAGGACCTGATCCGCATGCTTCAGGGCGCCGGCGTTTTGAGTTTTCGGATCACGGTCGATCCCGGCCACCTGCCCGATGAAGCGCAGGTGCGTGAAGAGCTGCGGGAGAAGGGCCCTCGGGGCGCCAAGCCCCGCGAGACGATGTGGGCTCGCATCAATCAGATCGACGGTTGGTATCACAACGAACCGGAATTGCGTTTCCTCGAGTCCAACCCGGCGGAGTTCTTCCGGACGCGAAACTACGTCGTTGAGGAGTATCAGGGCCAGTACTACATGCTGGTCTGGGATGTCAAGGGCAGCCGGTTGACCAAAGCCGACGGTGACTGGGGCGTTTCGCGCGCCCAGGAGGGACGCGACCCAAGAGGCGTGCCCGCGATCGACTTTGTGATGGATGCGCGCGGCGCGACCAAGCTGGGCGAACTCACGAAGAACCATGTGAAAGAGCGGATGGCGGTACTCCTCGATGACGAGGTGTACACGGCGCCCACGCTCAATTCGGCCATCAGCAAGAGCGGCCAGATCACCGGCGAATTCAGCTCCGCGGAACGTCAGTACATCATCCGCGTTCTCGCGGCCGGCTCGCTGCAAGCCAAGCTCAGCCCAGAACCGATCAGCGTGAGTTCGGTCGGCCCTGAACTCGGCGCCGACAACCTCGAAAAGGGGTTCAAGGCGGGCGTCGTCTCGCTCGTCGTCGTGTCGGCGTTCATGGTTGTCTATTACTTCGGCGCCGGCCTCGTCGCCGTGCTCGCTTTGTTTGCCAACGCGACTCTGGTACTCGGGGCGCTGTCGATGAACCACGCGGCATTCAGCATGCCCGGTATCGCCGCGATCATCCTGACTTTCGGCATGGCCGTTGACTCCAACGTGCTGGTGTACGAACGCATCCGCGAAGAAATACTGCGGGGTGCGGACACGAAAACCGCGGTCCGCATCGGCTTCGACAAGGCTTTCAGCTCCATTTTCGACGGCAACGTGACGAACCTGATCGTCTGCGTTGTTCTGGCGTACACCGGTACCGCCGAGATTCGCGGGTTCGCGATCACCATGGGAATCGGTGTCGTTTCGACACTCTTTTGTGCACTGATATTCAGCCGCATTCTCTTCGGGATCCTGCTGGGCCTCGGCTGGAAGCGAGTCAACATGCTGCCGCTGGCCTGGCCGGGCTTGCAGCGGGCGCTGACTCCGAACGTGGATTGGCTCCGGCTCCGTCCGCTTTTCTTTGCGTTCTCCGCAACATATGTCGTCATCGGCCTTGGTCTTGTTTTCTTCCAGGGTAACGACATGCTCGACAACGAATTCCGCGGCGGCACCGCCGTCACGCTGGAATTCAAGCCGAAGTCGCCGGGTTCGGAAGAACACGTGACGCTCACGCGCCCCGAAGTCCAGAATCGCATCGCGCAGATCGGACAAAACGCGCCCGTCGACAGTCCTCTTCGGGAACTGCTCAACGCCGAAGTGCTCCCCATCGATCCGGAAAAAGACGGCGTAACGAGCTGGCGGTTTGCCGTGAAGACCATTTCCACGAAGAGCGATCAGATTCTCGAAGCCATCGTGGACAGCTTCACGGATGTCATGGAGCAGCAGCCGGCCTTGAAATTCGCGGGCTCGGCGTCCGACTTTGCCGACGCGCCCGTCCATCGCATCTTCACCGGCGACCTCGGCTCAAACATCGGCGAAACACTTCCCCAGGGAAAGAACGTCGGAGATTCGATCGGCGGTGTCGCGATCGTTCTCAACGACATCACTCCGCCGATTCCGCTCGCGACGTTGCAGTCACGCCTCGAAGCGACGCGAGGCAGTCCGGACTTTGCCGACACGCTTTCACGCAAGCGGGCGGTCATCGCGACTTCCCCGGACGTGAGCGCCCTGACGTCCGCCGTCGTCGTCGTTGCCGATGAGAATCTAAAGGTATTCGATAACGAAGAAAAGTGGAAAGATCAGCTTGCCGGGCGCGAGTGGAAGCTCGTCGAGGCAGCGTTGACCGAGGCGCAGACCCCGGCCAGCGTCGTGATCTTCAGCCCGGCGATCGCGGAATCGTTCCGTGCCCAGGCGATCGTCGCGACGACGCTGAGCTTCGCGCTGATTTCCATCTACATCTGGTTCCGATTCAAGAGCATGCGATTCTCCGTCGCGGCACTGATCGCTCTGGTGCACGACGTCGTGGTGGTCGTCTCCTGCCTCGCGCTGTCGCAGGTGCTCTATCGCCACTCTTCCACAGAACCGATCGCGCAATCACTCGGGCTCCTTCCATTCCGCATCGACCTCAACATGATCGCGGCCCTCCTCACGATCGCGGGCTACTCGTTGAACGACACGATTGTCATCATGGACCGCATCCGCGAGACCAAGGGAAAGAGCGCCGAGGCGGACTACGACATGATCAATACGGCCGTGAACCACACGCTCAGCCGAACGGTGATCACCGGCGGAACCACGCTTTTCTCCTGCATTGCGCTCTACGTGCTCGGCGGAGAAGGCATGCGGGCGTTCGCGTTCGCCTTGACCGTCGGCCTGCTGGTCGGAACCTACTCCTCGGTCGGTGTCGCCGCTCCGCTGGTGTGGTCCGGCAAACGCCGGAAAGCCGATGAACAGGTCCAGCCGGTTCCCGGGACGGCTCTCGTGACGCGCTAGTTCGGCGTCGGCTTGCTGGGGAGCGTCTATCGGGTGCGGGCGATTGGGCAATGGCGCCCACGGAGGCCGGTCGTGGATCACCACGGCGGAAAGATTGCTGCAGGGCTGCTCTGCCTGGTGATCGTTTGGATCATCGTGTTCTGGCTCTGGACTCCCACCGAAGCGAAGATCAGCTTTAGCACAGCGGATACGGGTAAGACCGAGCGGCTTGCGGACAACGGGAATCCCAAACCCCGGTTGCCGCCCACCGATCCGTTTCCGATGCCATCCAGGAAAGCAGAAACGGCGTCGGAGCCAAAGCCCGTGCGGCCCGAGAGCGGAGGAGTCGTTGCTCCCGAGTTCCTGGACTACACGGTTCAGCCCGGCGATACCTTTGCGTCGATCGCACTCAGGTATTTTGGAAGTCGAAACAAGGCCGATGTGATCGCAAACGCTAATCCGCTCGTGGACCCGACGCGGATAAAGGCCGGACGCATTCTGCGCATCCCCCGCGATCCCGCGAACATTCAAGGCAAACCCACGCCACGCTCACCCACGATAAGCGAGGAAATACCCACCGCGACGCGGACCCATACCGTCGTTCGGGGCGATACCTTGACGGGAATCTCCCAGAAGTACTACGGAACAATCAGGCAAATAGATTTCATCCTAAAAGCCAATCGCGAGGTGCTCAGTCGCGCGGACGAATTGCGGCCGGGTCAGGTCCTGAAGATTCCGCCGGCGCCTCAATAATTGCTGCATGTGGAGATCGGCCGGTTGAGCACAGCTCGGGTGGATATCGCGATCATCGGGGGAGGCATCGCCGGTCTCTGGTGCCGTTGGAAGCTCGAGAACGCGGGCTACAGCACCGTGCTTCTGGAAAAGTCCAGGCTCGGCAACGGCCAAACCGCGGCGTCGCAGGGAATTCTTCACAGAGGCGTCAAATACGCGCTGGGACCTGACGCTGCCCACGCCGCGACCGCTGCGGAGGCGTCGGCTCGTGCATGGGATGATGCGATGTCCGGGGCCGGCGGTCCCAACCTTTGCGGGGTTGACATCGTTTCAGAGTCGATGCTGATGTGGACCGATTCCGGAATCATTTCGAAATTGACGGGCGCGATCGCATCCAAAGTGCTGACCAGTCACGTGGAAGCGGCGCGCTCCGCTGATATCCCGTCCCTTCTCGATGCTCGCGGACGAGCCGTCTATTGCGTTGCGGAAAGGGTGATCGAGCCGATCTCGGCGCTCCGAGCGTTGTTCGGGGCTGCAAATGGCCCGGTTGTTTCTGCGGAAGTCGAGACGATCGCCGCGGCTTCATCAGGAATGTGTTTAAGGTGGGGAGGCACGAAGATTGAGGCCGGCGCAGTCGTGCTGTGCGCCGGAGAAGGAAACGAAGCGCTCCTGCGATTGTTCGGCCAACCCGCGGAGCAGATGATGCAGCGGCGCGATCTGCACATGGTCTTTGGACGCGGCGCGCCCGAATTGCTCTTTGGTCACTGGATCGCCGCGGCTTCTGACAAGCCCCGCCTGACAATTACCAGCGCCCAAGCAGATGGCGCGATCACCTGGTATCTCGGTGGTGAACTCGCCGAGAGCGGCGTGTCCCGAAACGTTGACGGGCAGATCGAAGCGGCGCGTGCCGAGCTCCGCCATTGCTTTCCGAAACTCGATTTCGACGATTGGGAATTCCGAACGCTGCGAATCGCCCGCGCTGAAGGGAAAAGCTCCTCGGGCAAAAGGCCCGATTCGCCGGTCGTGCGGCGAATCGCAGGCACAAATGCGATAGCCGTGTGGCCTACAAAGCTGGTGACGGCGCCCGCCGCGGCGGAGGAGGTGCTCGGAGTCGTTCGATCTATCTGCGAGCCGTCCGGTTCGGAATTGGGAGACATCGGACACTCCGATCGCCCCGTCTACGCTTCCATTCCTTGGCACTCTCACGCGCAAACTCAACACTGAAGATGGTCGCGCGACCGCTCGGCAAGACGGGCATCACGTTGAGTATCGTCGGCCTCGGGACGGTCAAGTTTGGCCGCACGACCGGCCTGAAATACCCGGGCCGGGCGATGCTTCCCAGCGACGCCGAAGCTTCGGCGCTGCTTGATGCCGCGGAGCAAGTCGGTATCTGTGTTCTGGATACCGCTCCGGCCTACGGCGTGAGTGAAGAGAGGCTGGGACGCTTTCTGAAGCATCGCAAGCATCCTTGGTTCGTTGTTACGAAAGCGGGCGAGCACTGGACCGGGAGTGTTTCGGTGTTTGATTTTTCGGAGAATTCGATTGCACAGAGCATCGATCGCAGCCTTGAGCGCTTATCGCTGCCTCAGCTCGGAAGCGTTCTGCTTCACTCAGACGGAGTCGCCGAGACCTCAAAGGACGGTTTCGACGGGGCGATCCGCGCGCTCCGCCGCGCGAAGGAAGCAGGCAAGGTTCGCACGATCGGCGCATCGCTCAAGTCCGCTGCCGGGGTCGCCCGGGCGATCGAATGGGCCGATGTGCTGATGCTCGAGATCGGCGACGAGGCGGCGATGAGAGACGCAGTGAACAGTGCCGCGGGGCGCGGCGTAGGAATACTGGTCAAAAAAGCGCTCGCGAGCGGTCATCTCGACAAACTCGGGACCGATCCCATTCGATCAGCGATGACGCGAAATCTCGCATTTCCCGGTGTCTGCAGCGTCATCGTGGGGACGACGAACGCGGAACACCTGCGGGAGAACTGCGAGGCCGCCGCTCGAGCGGCCGATGAGCTTGCCATGAATAAACCGGATACGGAGAGGCCAGCATGAAGATTCGTCGAATCGTGGTGACGGGCGGCGCGGGTTTTCTGGGTTCGCATCTGTGCGATCGGCTGGTTGCGGCGGGCCATGATGTCATATGTGTAGACAACTTCTTCACCAGCCAGAAGAACACCATCGCGCATCTTCTTGGAAAACCGAACTTTGAACTGATCCGCCACGACATCACCCACCCTCTCTGGCTCGAAGTGGACGAAATCTACAACCTCGCGTGTCCGGCCGCGCCCGGGCACTATCAGTACAACCCGATCAAGACGATGAAGACGAGCGTTCTCGGCGCGATCAATCTGCTGGGCATGGCCAAGCGCTGTCGCGCCAAGATTCTGCAGGCCTCGACGAGCGAGGTCTACGGCGATCCGGAAGTGCATCCGCAGGCGGAGGCATACCGCGGCAACGTCAATCCGATTGGGCCGCGCGCCTGCTACGACGAGGGCAAGCGTGCCGCCGAGACGCTTTTCTTTGACTACCTGCGGATGAACAAATTGAACATTCGGGTTGTGAGGATTTTCAATACCTACGGGCCGCGTATGCACCCTTTCGACGGGCGGGTGGTCAGCAACTTCATCCGCCAGGCGCTCGCAGGGCAGGATATTTCGATCTTCGGTGACGGTTCGCAAACCCGTGCTTTTTGCTATGTGGATGATCTGGTCGATGGTCTCATCGCGATGATGAACGGACCCGACAGCTTCCACGGTCCGGTGAATCTCGGCAATCCAAACGAGATGAGCATCAAATTGCTCGCCGAGACCATCATTGCGATGACCGAATCAAAGTCCCAGATCACGCACCGGGCGCTCCCCGCGGACGATCCAACTCAGCGCCAACCGGATATCACGCTGGCGAAGGCCAAGCTCAACTGGGAGCCAAAGATTCCGCTCGAGGCGGGGTTGACCAAGACTATTGAATACTTCCGAGGTCTGGATCTCGAGCAGTTTCGCGCTCCGACGCCGAATTTCTGATCCCAGCCATGAGCCGCACCTTGAGGCTCTTCGTCGCCGCGTATCCGCCGCTCCCGATCGTGGAGGCGTGGTTGGCGAGCGCCCGCTCGCTTCTCCCGACCGATGTCAGGCTCTCGACGCCGGAGCAGGTTCACCTGACTCTTGTGTTTCTCGGCGATCGCGAGGAGCGCGATCTTCCCGAGATCCGCGAGTCGATCCGTGCCGCGACCGCGGGCATCGGCGAAGCGCAGGTGGAAGCCCGCCAATTACAAATGCTTCCGGAGCGCGGTCCTCCTCGATTGCTCGCGGCCGTGACTTCGTTGCCGTCCTCTCTCGCGGAATTGCAAAGACGACTCGCACGACGGCTCGCGCTCCGATCTTCAAAACGCGACGAATTCCTGCCGCATTTCACCCTCGCGAGATTCCCGGGAAAGTCGATCAATCGACGCGCCGAGCGGCTCGCTCCCGAAAAGTTCGTGATTTCGGAGATTCGGCTTGTCCGTAGCCGCTTGCTTTCTGCTGGAGCCGAGCACGAATCGGACAAAGCGTTCCCGCTACAGCCGGTGTGATCCTTTTCGGTACGATGCAGCCATGAAGATCTATTGGCCGATTCTCACCCTTTCCGCACTTCTTCTTTGTCCTCTTTCCATCGCTCGACAAGGGGGCGACAAGAAGCCGGATCAGAAGCCCGACGTCAAAGTCAAAGACGATTCGAAAGACTCGGAAAAGGCACCCGTCGTGACCGAGCACGACATCACCATCGGTGGCCAGACGATTCATTACCGGGCGACCGCCGGTCTTATGCCTCAGGTCG
The DNA window shown above is from Phycisphaeraceae bacterium and carries:
- a CDS encoding LysM peptidoglycan-binding domain-containing protein; this encodes MDHHGGKIAAGLLCLVIVWIIVFWLWTPTEAKISFSTADTGKTERLADNGNPKPRLPPTDPFPMPSRKAETASEPKPVRPESGGVVAPEFLDYTVQPGDTFASIALRYFGSRNKADVIANANPLVDPTRIKAGRILRIPRDPANIQGKPTPRSPTISEEIPTATRTHTVVRGDTLTGISQKYYGTIRQIDFILKANREVLSRADELRPGQVLKIPPAPQ
- a CDS encoding aldo/keto reductase, which encodes MALSRANSTLKMVARPLGKTGITLSIVGLGTVKFGRTTGLKYPGRAMLPSDAEASALLDAAEQVGICVLDTAPAYGVSEERLGRFLKHRKHPWFVVTKAGEHWTGSVSVFDFSENSIAQSIDRSLERLSLPQLGSVLLHSDGVAETSKDGFDGAIRALRRAKEAGKVRTIGASLKSAAGVARAIEWADVLMLEIGDEAAMRDAVNSAAGRGVGILVKKALASGHLDKLGTDPIRSAMTRNLAFPGVCSVIVGTTNAEHLRENCEAAARAADELAMNKPDTERPA
- a CDS encoding FAD-binding oxidoreductase, with the protein product MSTARVDIAIIGGGIAGLWCRWKLENAGYSTVLLEKSRLGNGQTAASQGILHRGVKYALGPDAAHAATAAEASARAWDDAMSGAGGPNLCGVDIVSESMLMWTDSGIISKLTGAIASKVLTSHVEAARSADIPSLLDARGRAVYCVAERVIEPISALRALFGAANGPVVSAEVETIAAASSGMCLRWGGTKIEAGAVVLCAGEGNEALLRLFGQPAEQMMQRRDLHMVFGRGAPELLFGHWIAAASDKPRLTITSAQADGAITWYLGGELAESGVSRNVDGQIEAARAELRHCFPKLDFDDWEFRTLRIARAEGKSSSGKRPDSPVVRRIAGTNAIAVWPTKLVTAPAAAEEVLGVVRSICEPSGSELGDIGHSDRPVYASIPWHSHAQTQH
- the thpR gene encoding RNA 2',3'-cyclic phosphodiesterase; the encoded protein is MSRTLRLFVAAYPPLPIVEAWLASARSLLPTDVRLSTPEQVHLTLVFLGDREERDLPEIRESIRAATAGIGEAQVEARQLQMLPERGPPRLLAAVTSLPSSLAELQRRLARRLALRSSKRDEFLPHFTLARFPGKSINRRAERLAPEKFVISEIRLVRSRLLSAGAEHESDKAFPLQPV
- a CDS encoding SDR family oxidoreductase, whose protein sequence is MKIRRIVVTGGAGFLGSHLCDRLVAAGHDVICVDNFFTSQKNTIAHLLGKPNFELIRHDITHPLWLEVDEIYNLACPAAPGHYQYNPIKTMKTSVLGAINLLGMAKRCRAKILQASTSEVYGDPEVHPQAEAYRGNVNPIGPRACYDEGKRAAETLFFDYLRMNKLNIRVVRIFNTYGPRMHPFDGRVVSNFIRQALAGQDISIFGDGSQTRAFCYVDDLVDGLIAMMNGPDSFHGPVNLGNPNEMSIKLLAETIIAMTESKSQITHRALPADDPTQRQPDITLAKAKLNWEPKIPLEAGLTKTIEYFRGLDLEQFRAPTPNF
- the secD gene encoding protein translocase subunit SecD → MGKLYRNLCIVLALIVFFAWQTYPPGEKLRLGKDLAGGVTLIYQVEIGQDEDAKKVISDTIKILKERVDPDGLLEIAMVSQGRDRIEISMPLPREEVKDLKAKFEDELRRLGRTTLTRARIAELESLKGDERSKRISELAEGNAKRKELLNKLVAQHDEAALLRSEIEKAKTANAPVSEIDVLVDKAGEAELKVEETTKAALATVLPPAEIRQALNLSDRKRSIEDASGQRIELPSAREHALSRIRESYPDAKDQLDAVLEAYAKYAKKRTTLDDPQDLIRMLQGAGVLSFRITVDPGHLPDEAQVREELREKGPRGAKPRETMWARINQIDGWYHNEPELRFLESNPAEFFRTRNYVVEEYQGQYYMLVWDVKGSRLTKADGDWGVSRAQEGRDPRGVPAIDFVMDARGATKLGELTKNHVKERMAVLLDDEVYTAPTLNSAISKSGQITGEFSSAERQYIIRVLAAGSLQAKLSPEPISVSSVGPELGADNLEKGFKAGVVSLVVVSAFMVVYYFGAGLVAVLALFANATLVLGALSMNHAAFSMPGIAAIILTFGMAVDSNVLVYERIREEILRGADTKTAVRIGFDKAFSSIFDGNVTNLIVCVVLAYTGTAEIRGFAITMGIGVVSTLFCALIFSRILFGILLGLGWKRVNMLPLAWPGLQRALTPNVDWLRLRPLFFAFSATYVVIGLGLVFFQGNDMLDNEFRGGTAVTLEFKPKSPGSEEHVTLTRPEVQNRIAQIGQNAPVDSPLRELLNAEVLPIDPEKDGVTSWRFAVKTISTKSDQILEAIVDSFTDVMEQQPALKFAGSASDFADAPVHRIFTGDLGSNIGETLPQGKNVGDSIGGVAIVLNDITPPIPLATLQSRLEATRGSPDFADTLSRKRAVIATSPDVSALTSAVVVVADENLKVFDNEEKWKDQLAGREWKLVEAALTEAQTPASVVIFSPAIAESFRAQAIVATTLSFALISIYIWFRFKSMRFSVAALIALVHDVVVVVSCLALSQVLYRHSSTEPIAQSLGLLPFRIDLNMIAALLTIAGYSLNDTIVIMDRIRETKGKSAEADYDMINTAVNHTLSRTVITGGTTLFSCIALYVLGGEGMRAFAFALTVGLLVGTYSSVGVAAPLVWSGKRRKADEQVQPVPGTALVTR
- the yajC gene encoding preprotein translocase subunit YajC, whose product is MMVMQMQQYSTFILAQGGNSDATAGGAPATQNAAPSNQALVPLGIPSASKPAPSEAQSLQPSGATAPAGTAARPAGFDPMFLYLMGGMLLLIIFTTWNGSRKEKKKRQEMNESLSKGDTVQMLGGIIGVVTEIRDDELVVRMEEGKIRFAKSAVQGILKSSRNSKADSSLETKPAAVGAGTR